One stretch of Gadus macrocephalus chromosome 12, ASM3116895v1 DNA includes these proteins:
- the rgs2 gene encoding regulator of G-protein signaling 2, with product MSEKERIATLAKERKIKTVYHQGAMIHMDWQAKSFNILLETMEKKKQWKIPKGIFFKMSPNQSKAKGVMKSKSHRPTVDDVHQWARSLDKLLAHKYGKAVYCVFLKSEFCEENIEFWTACEDFKTSKSKWEMAFKAKHIAEEFVKSNAPKEINLDYATKNGILQSLAEPSGSTFVAAQRKVYSLMENNSYPRFLLSDLYRDLLLDVKTEGKRN from the exons atgagtgagaaagagagaatagCAACGTTAGCAAAAGAACGAAAAATCAAGACCGTGTATCACCAAGGAGCAATGATACACATGGATTGGCAAGCCAAAAGTTTCAACATACTGTTAGAGACTATGGAGAAAAA aAAACAATGGAAAATCCCCAAGGGAATCTTTTTCAAGATGAGTCCTAACCAGTCCAAAGCCAAAGGAGTGATGAAAAGCAAATCTCACAG GCCAACTGTGGATGACGTGCATCAATGGGCCCGGTCACTTGACAAGCTACTCGCTCATAAAT ATGGTAAAGCCGTCTATTGTGTTTTCCTGAAGTCCGAGTTCTGTGAAGAGAACATAGAGTTTTGGACGGCCTGCGAGGATTTCAAGACAAGCAAATCAAAATGGGAAATGGCATTCAAGGCAAAACACATTGCTGAGGAGTTTGTCAAAAGTAATGCACCCAAAGAG ATCAACCTGGACTACGCCACCAAGAATGGCATTCTGCAGAGCCTGGCAGAACCCAGCGGCAGCACTTTTGTGGCTGCTCAGAGGAAGGTGTACAGCCTGATGGAAAATAACTCCTACCCCCgcttcctcctctctgacctgtACCGAGACCTGCTGCTGGACGTCAAGACAGAGGGCAAGAGGAACTAG
- the LOC132469685 gene encoding regulator of G-protein signaling 13-like isoform X1, with amino-acid sequence MPSLSVGGGPLDTDIFSMDQHGDDRRHNGNIGKNFMCRLQCMFSHTSSSESRLSLEDTQQWSQSLERLLESKYGLATFRTFLKSEFSDENIEFWLTCEDYKKIKSSFRMSSRAKKIYEQFIRAESPKEINIDHHTREQIKRSVKAPTLYCFDDAQKIVYGLMERDSYPRFLRSDFYKTLLENLTADATAKV; translated from the exons ATGCCCAGTCTAAGTGTGGGAGGAGGACCACTCGACACGGACATCTTCAGCATGGACCAACATGGAGATGACAGGAGGCACAACGGGAACAT TGGAAAGAACTTTATGTGCCGACTGCAGTGCATGTTCTCACACACGTCGAGCTCCGAGAG CAGGCTAAGTTTAGAGGATACCCAACAATGGTCACAGTCACTGGAAAGGCTCCTGGAATCTAAAT ATGGGCTGGCTACTTTCCGAACTTTCCTCAAATCGGAATTCAGTGACGAGAATATTGAGTTTTGGCTCACCTGCGAAGACTACAAAAAGATCAAGTCTTCCTTCCGAATGTCTTCTAGGGCCAAGAAGATCTACGAGCAGTTCATCAGAGCGGAATCTCCCAAGGAG ATCAACATCGACCACCACACCCGGGAGCAGATCAAGAGGAGCGTCAAGGCTCCCACGTTGTATTGCTTTGACGACGCCCAGAAGATTGTGTACGGACTGATGGAGAGGGACTCCTACCCACGTTTCCTTCGCTCAGACTTTTATAAAACGCTCCTGGAGAACCTTACTGCCGACGCCACCGCCAAGGTGTGA
- the LOC132469685 gene encoding regulator of G-protein signaling 5-like isoform X2, giving the protein MPSLSVGGGPLDTDIFSMDQHGDDRRHNGNIGKNFMCRLQCMFSHTSSSERLSLEDTQQWSQSLERLLESKYGLATFRTFLKSEFSDENIEFWLTCEDYKKIKSSFRMSSRAKKIYEQFIRAESPKEINIDHHTREQIKRSVKAPTLYCFDDAQKIVYGLMERDSYPRFLRSDFYKTLLENLTADATAKV; this is encoded by the exons ATGCCCAGTCTAAGTGTGGGAGGAGGACCACTCGACACGGACATCTTCAGCATGGACCAACATGGAGATGACAGGAGGCACAACGGGAACAT TGGAAAGAACTTTATGTGCCGACTGCAGTGCATGTTCTCACACACGTCGAGCTCCGAGAG GCTAAGTTTAGAGGATACCCAACAATGGTCACAGTCACTGGAAAGGCTCCTGGAATCTAAAT ATGGGCTGGCTACTTTCCGAACTTTCCTCAAATCGGAATTCAGTGACGAGAATATTGAGTTTTGGCTCACCTGCGAAGACTACAAAAAGATCAAGTCTTCCTTCCGAATGTCTTCTAGGGCCAAGAAGATCTACGAGCAGTTCATCAGAGCGGAATCTCCCAAGGAG ATCAACATCGACCACCACACCCGGGAGCAGATCAAGAGGAGCGTCAAGGCTCCCACGTTGTATTGCTTTGACGACGCCCAGAAGATTGTGTACGGACTGATGGAGAGGGACTCCTACCCACGTTTCCTTCGCTCAGACTTTTATAAAACGCTCCTGGAGAACCTTACTGCCGACGCCACCGCCAAGGTGTGA
- the LOC132469170 gene encoding regulator of G-protein signaling 1-like isoform X2 encodes MDILLSPRKRRRDVKCVVVRDTQAKASPSTLSSREDSILDSSLEAMLRDQKQLAAFRAFLRSEFSEENLDFWLACEAFRDTSSSGERGWKAEHIYQEFLHPNARREVNVDHLTREKIQGLLAEQRPPAWCFAEAQRNIYLLMERDTWPRFLRSGACNGLSQKTSTVWYI; translated from the exons ATGGATATCCTTCTGAGTccaaggaagagaaggagagatgttAAGTGTGTTGtggtgagagacacacaggcaaagGCCAGTCCCTCAACACTCAG CTCTCGAGAGGACAGCATACTCGATTCCAGCTTGGAGGCAATGTTAAGAGATCAGA AACAGCTGGCTGCCTTCCGTGCCTTCCTGCGCTCGGAGTTCAGTGAGGAGAACTTGGACTTCTGGCTGGCCTGTGAGGCCTTCAGGGATACCAGCTCCTCAGGGGAACGCGGCTGGAAGGCAGAACACATCTACCAGGAGTTCCTTCACCCCAACGCACGGAGAGAG GTTAACGTGGACCACTTGACCAGGGAGAAGATCCAGGGCCTCCTGGCAGAGCAGCGGCCCCCGGCCTGGTGCTTCGCTGAGGCCCAGAGAAACATCTACCTGCTGATGGAGAGGGACACCTGGCCCCGCTTCCTTCGCTCTGGTGCCTGTAACGGTCTGAGTCAAAAGACCAGCACCGTGTGGTACATCTAA
- the LOC132469170 gene encoding regulator of G-protein signaling 8-like isoform X1 has protein sequence MPKLSFSKIRIYEFKDFIQNAKHPRRMDILLSPRKRRRDVKCVVVRDTQAKASPSTLSSREDSILDSSLEAMLRDQKQLAAFRAFLRSEFSEENLDFWLACEAFRDTSSSGERGWKAEHIYQEFLHPNARREVNVDHLTREKIQGLLAEQRPPAWCFAEAQRNIYLLMERDTWPRFLRSGACNGLSQKTSTVWYI, from the exons ATGCCAAAACTTTCCTTTTCAAAGATCCGGATTTACGAGTTTAAGGATTTCATTCAGAATGCAAAGCATCCCAGACG TATGGATATCCTTCTGAGTccaaggaagagaaggagagatgttAAGTGTGTTGtggtgagagacacacaggcaaagGCCAGTCCCTCAACACTCAG CTCTCGAGAGGACAGCATACTCGATTCCAGCTTGGAGGCAATGTTAAGAGATCAGA AACAGCTGGCTGCCTTCCGTGCCTTCCTGCGCTCGGAGTTCAGTGAGGAGAACTTGGACTTCTGGCTGGCCTGTGAGGCCTTCAGGGATACCAGCTCCTCAGGGGAACGCGGCTGGAAGGCAGAACACATCTACCAGGAGTTCCTTCACCCCAACGCACGGAGAGAG GTTAACGTGGACCACTTGACCAGGGAGAAGATCCAGGGCCTCCTGGCAGAGCAGCGGCCCCCGGCCTGGTGCTTCGCTGAGGCCCAGAGAAACATCTACCTGCTGATGGAGAGGGACACCTGGCCCCGCTTCCTTCGCTCTGGTGCCTGTAACGGTCTGAGTCAAAAGACCAGCACCGTGTGGTACATCTAA